The genomic DNA GCGCCACCCAGGGCGAGAGCGTCTTCGGGTCCTTGATGTAGTTGAAGTCGGCCTCGATGTCGCTCGGCTTGAGCTTCTGGCCGTCGTCGCAGGTCGCGGCCTGGCCGAGGGTGTAGGTGACCGAGTCGCCCTTGACCTCCCAGCTGGTGGCGAGCTGGGGGACCGGCTTGCCGTCCGCGCCGCGCCCGACCAGCGTGTCGTAGGCGAAGGCGTACACCTGGCGGTTGAAGCCGCCGGTGCTCTTGTAGGGGTTCACGCTGCCCGGGTCGCTGCCGAGGTTCATCGTGAACGTGCCGTCGACCTGCGGCGCACCCTGGCTCGTGGTCCCGCCGGCGTCACCCCCTCCGCCGCAGGCCGCGAGGAGGGTCAGGAGTGAGGCTGCGGCCACCGCGGGCAGCGTCGTGCGCTTCATGAATGCACCTTTGCTTCAGGAACGTTCGCTTGGGAGGCGTTGCTCGCGGGCGCCGCGTCGGAGGACGGACGGCCGGGGCAAGAGGCGTCGGAGAGGGCACGTGCTCCGAAAGAACGGCTTCTCTTTCGACGTTGCGTGCACCGTACGTTCAGCCTTGGTCGACCGTCAAGGGTCGCGTGGCGCGTTTCCGAAACCGGTTTCGACAGCCGCGGCGGATCGGCGTGCTGGTGCTGACAGCGAGCGCGAACACGCGTACGGTGACGACACGAAACCGTCCTCCCGCCCTGCGGGGCGGTCCACGGTTCCGCGAAGGGCCGGCTGTCCTCGAGCCTCGAAACTCCTCGAAACTCACGACGTGCTGCCGGACCCGCCCGTCCCTCCCGTCGCGCACGGCGCGCCGGGCGCACCCGCAGGAGAGAGCCCCTCATGGTCGAGACCTCCGACATCCAACGCCCCGACCCCGCGGTGGTGCGCGGGCTGGAGGCGATCGGCAGCGCCACCGCCAGCAGCGAGCTGAACAAGCTCGGGGTGCGCAGCGCGCACATCCGCGGCCCGGTGGCCCGGACGCCCGGGGCGCGCATCGCCGGCCCGGCGCTCACGCTGCAGTTCCTGCCCAAGCGCGAGGACCTCTACCAGGTCGACGAGTACGCCGAGCCGGAGAAGCAGCTGCACCGCCACGTCATGTACCACACCCAGCCCGGCGACGTGATCGTCGTCGACGCCCGCGGCGACATGGCCAGCGGCGTCTTCGGGGAGATGATGCTGACCTACTTCGCCGGTCGCGGCGGCGTCGGCGTCGTCGTCGACGGGTGCATCCGGGACTTCGGCGAGGCCAAGGACCTCGGGGTCGGCCTGTGGCTGAACGGCACCACCCCGAACTTCCACTCCC from Microlunatus sagamiharensis includes the following:
- a CDS encoding RraA family protein yields the protein MVETSDIQRPDPAVVRGLEAIGSATASSELNKLGVRSAHIRGPVARTPGARIAGPALTLQFLPKREDLYQVDEYAEPEKQLHRHVMYHTQPGDVIVVDARGDMASGVFGEMMLTYFAGRGGVGVVVDGCIRDFGEAKDLGVGLWLNGTTPNFHSQTDIFPHAVNVPVACGGTVVVPGDIIVADDDGAVVVPIALAPRLLEEASQHAEWEDFSRLRLSQGGDLRLYYPLSEAARPEYEAWRAAQADESGASTATAAGGSR